From the Bubalus kerabau isolate K-KA32 ecotype Philippines breed swamp buffalo chromosome 2, PCC_UOA_SB_1v2, whole genome shotgun sequence genome, one window contains:
- the TEX15 gene encoding testis-expressed protein 15 isoform X1, with amino-acid sequence MIKLLKSTERQAETRRKKVNEEDNEEATNKMEMKEIGKHKTSWKMNSTSQPLFVNGRNGNPLKKFTIPKIKRTAGKVYLSPCYTNTREYSFIHDTLNERRLDVSCNLQSSWQFGDTKLIHNEGLEKNFTSKRSEMREIGRHGRELEEHFCFLALRQKDVAEIYHNGISTKASSLKILGNPLLGIYIFRHVDVALNYAHSRSINVESIIMFKVLFGKVKKIQPSLDKSKVSLDPSPNFDCHMSRNTPSLKDTIELQAYSSAVYLYEYNNLSQPVDKPRQCLPYAIVTVKFIGQKVDNGHFMTSLRSFSTGFPKKTERTCSLNNCTVAKRIGKGKDATVIFEHFRKPIDPFVQENCLCDASDSEINPSNSDISNCYGNTQNGNISVLETYSGHMEYNSAECRDTSQLLACDSGYSFIPSNTRESVNNGDLLNLTYLNAIFSTLAAAFPFHNNTDSSTVITSKLIKDPRLMKREESMGKHNAVTGLSEILPFEKSLDFVNSEINLSSMPANPASTSEGMPGDQTVTNCLDASCFRISLDDSQTQAHNLGSKTYDCTAPNTITMAGQCENQDDFSFPMFLSNVVSEVEIQKHKEEKAQRSQQRDTIPFLTDESSESHDSYESVNICTDKYSGPISPESQFSNFKTVYETGHQMSTLLPLQSEESIHEYIQNTGKMRNFTEPEDNAKHEEKQSLWKGSDHSFTNKRIDNYISLNQDNKEDESLDYLQENCDQILITQGLEKPKSLPFTTEEKYELGHLALEIQNNLTPRVEKLPQKPPKNSLEYKDNIHTNFTISQKLMELKLEKPDQNCVSITADAFQEAEDMPQTTQLPAVTSCHDIKTAHDANCRTAREHICVQRRNEYDPVSLENIQRDCKETPLINSKGQRHTQFCIAQLNSGVHLNTDFREQRDNDQESQNEAEMEDIASSIENNIGNIYGDGKQSFQTHKTKFFTNIGERRVNKDDNSIEILSSEEFSTAFKLTSGKKHICTESTSLENEDPITAIKEKDIQNTERTGEHLTSTAFLQIASSSVHVASHAAVEIADAAMPVVSTNPEDHQRGQFKDTCSESPDFGLLSKLEVSASEINTDKNRFHNSFYRTVSDNSVLQSFKLDNETEVGSEESDDAFPVSIPQDAHSHGNVLYEEFEDSYEALKSRIDWEGLLGSSNGEMEVLKSTTRGENQDQHCSEEHSCASSSTQNDEAELVQPILLPDLQVTITNTFVKGFSPSVESLASEDDFCRYVTEATKSEINEEEEEVLEFDIHSQCSAENSDHPSESEFGNIRQESGLASKSETSLSLDLSHNMHVTHMSEKQNRPLLTEPSDVTTVNKENRCSLTESKTSGADTRSKKETESRIGKRKPCTSFRDQNIPDKNLRHHKICEKRRKLTSQDSLECFFLLSQERIKTFSQSEKHIGSVLDILNREASLRKSQCLSKKLDRAILHLKDAHRRVPMSLQLITEVEEKGGGPLPRAYAVICNSFWESCDLQGYSSVSERGYYSTKYFLSKRKYNIPGENRALGFEVDKSLTHVSKHNFYRTNRERLTECLSENVSGVSSSHTTIHMREYCDQVCPESQLALCSVSQSTSQSAYTNGSVRNPKSSELQPFSRKTGCLFSPDCPDEKLTKKESETDTEFSSNISKYEKLENHSALDNNQYTTKVNNSEAKEIISKRNLMSLSCIKENNISFSVDQNYDATCIAHTKVETDVVISVLESEVKHFFNIDTYKPNNRILSGYKGNLEVNFPIEKWTTPKEISKPGIITGNFLMDPLSQTRITSKKSNSIPQLLSAAPATDSEGESSKSSMAKQSITAVDFPAVSTIAPHCLQGCGGNELQKTEYCSSSKCVHIDGDETNVENSKVTVTSETEESKDSERKKVFPDDSFLVIKDNIKGSSSQEGIAEKDIQDGKMWKDKQAEKGKDSVPMNMTEGSSVKTEYKDQKNKILEGSSCLSEKTMKNNLIDSRVKIKKATEAVSLRNIASNQRNKRKKEGKVSHDLQCDSSLPSEVACDSKPGITGRNCMPHLRGQSEPSKVSPPLKKKSTSYMNEFKEKHCPSNNLAPTVKLTQILRRVDETSSVQILQEESEVCQNILPLFVDAFERKQKCSFKQILISRDLLVEENLWCNCRHRLKPCAIDSLVELQMMMETIQFIENKKRLLGGEPTFRSLLWYDETLYSELLGRPRGFQQQSSFYPAFQCRLKYNAFSELRSYHDQLIELFEETKRGNNSYYAYLKYKRQIDECEAVMKQGSDCFDFSLSVPFTYGVNFGDNLGDLETLRKSTLNLISMYGDYSQIDSCPGKQDHLWIILEMISSKVNFIKSNETVNIKIALYGLEHIFFDASKSLVWKEKRQSFCKKYSERNKEMVLRMNRCAVSKLQKIYDTLSKDLSSEQISTIGLEENSVIASRESNAVVNKATISIENSRLNGTLLSHPDICCVSEILDQAEFADVKKLQELTLRCTDDLEILKKYFQLLQEENTDDIFITEENSLYMMENYSHKAVILKPEAIETYIEIVMLSETIHFLKNSVAKKLDKQRFRSMLWFDLSLLPELVDCQEKMTSFSFLKGNPTDCLWKVIETSISELKKDLDIIYKYNEAVNCSYAVCLLSRELEELSEIKNLLTKSEYSISTYINFVPYIASINYGSTVTELEYNYSQFSTLLGSITATPRKDLGKMVHITKVMKTIEHMKIICVKNAQLTISFILCQMLHNRKKTFQPKRKKNANSHIKCRTSIKKSSTCEKVPLVSEYTIKNVSNSSKKRPITVDKCGDSQEQEKHTAVPSCKKQKVSMKHVTEIKREKSTFKHASSGDGSSTPQTYQGVTFYEVQPPVPGMLTAVTSNFQNTPSHLLCSQYFGYLAGEPQANDFVPVNDYFPPQMPVYNFQQPVFSQYTPHQPFTPYPCSPDLDVLLEAPWTYGPCHQEPFEPGH; translated from the exons GTCAGAGATGCGTGAGATTGGAAGGCATGGCAGAGAACTTGAAGAACATTTCTGCTTTTTAGCACTTCGTCAGAAGGATGTGGCTGAGATATACCACAATGGAATAAGTACCAAAGCATCTTCATTGAAGATACTAGGAAACCCTCTTCTTGGAATTTATATATTTAGACATGTTGATGTTGCCTTGAATTATGCTCATAGTAGAAGCATTAATGTAGAAAGTATTATCATGTTTAAG GTTCTTTTTGGGAAAGTGAAGAAAATTCAGCCTTCACTAGATAAAAGCAAAGTTTCTTTGGATCCTTCTCCTAATTTTGACTGCCATATGTCAAGAAATACACCTTCTTTGAAGGATACCATTGAACTACAAGCCTACAGTTCAGCA GTATACTTGTATGAATATAATAATCTTTCACAGCCAGTAGATAAACCTAGGCAGTGTCTTCCATATGCAATAGTAACAGTAAAATTTATTGGTCAAAAAGTAGATAATGGACACTTTATGACATCTTTGAGATCCTTCTCAACAGGATTTCCTAAGAAAACTG AAAGAACATGCTCTCTGAATAACTGTACAGTGGCCAAAAgaattggaaaaggaaaagatgcTACTGTCATCTTTGAGCATTTCAGGAAACCTATAGATCCATTTGTTCAGGAAAACTGTTTATGCGATGCATCAGATTCAGAGATAAATCCTTCCAACTCAGATATTTCTAATTGCTATGGAAATACACAAAATGGAAACATTTCTGTGCTTGAAACATACAGTGGACATATGGAGTACAATTCAGCAGAATGCAGAGATACTTCTCAATTACTTGCATGTGATTCAGGCTATTCATTTATTCCCAGTAATACCAGAGAAAGTGTTAATAATGGTGACCTCCTAAATTTGACATATCTTAATGCTATTTTCAGTACTCTTGCTGCTGCTTTTCCCTTTCATAACAATACTGACTCAAGCACAGTTATCACTTCAAAACTCATCAAAGACCCAAGACTgatgaagagagaagaaagcatgGGAAAACATAATGCTGTTACAGGTTTAAGTGAGATTTTGCCATTTGAGAAGAGTTTAGATTTTGTTAattcagaaataaacttgtcatcTATGCCAGCTAATCCTGCCTCCACATCTGAAGGCATGCCTGGTGATCAGACTGTTACTAATTGTTTGGATGCCTCTTGCTTCAGAATTTCTTTGGATGACTCACAAACCCAGGCTCACAACCTGGGCTCTAAGACCTATGATTGTACAGCTCCCAATACAATTACCATGGCAGGACAATGTGAGAACCAGGATGATTTTTCCTTCCCAATGTTTTTGTCAAATGTAGTTTCAGAAGTTGAAATCCAAAAACACAAGGAAGAAAAAGCTCAGAGATCCCAGCAGAGAGACACCATCCCATTTTTAACTGACGAAAGCAGTGAGTCACATGACTCTTATGAATCGGTGAATATTTGTACAGACAAGTACAGTGGTCCCATCTCTCCAGAATCacagttttctaattttaaaactgtatatGAGACTGGTCACCAAATGTCTACACTTCTTCCACTCCAAAGTGAAGAAAGCATACATGAGTACATTCAAAATACTGGAAAGATGAGAAACTTCACTGAGCCAGAAGACAATGCCAAACATGAAGAAAAGCAAAGTTTGTGGAAAGGAAGTGATCATTCTTTTACTAATAAAAGAATAGATAATTACATTTCTTTGAACCAAGACAACAAAGAGGATGAGAGTCTTGATTATTTGCAGGAAAATTGTGATCAAATATTAATTACTCAAGGATTAGAAAAACCAAAATCTTTGCCATTTACCACAGAGGAGAAGTATGAGCTAGGTCACCTAGCATTGGAAATACAAAATAATCTTACTCCAAGAGTGGAGAAACTTCCACAGAAGCCTCCTAAAAACTCTTTAGAGTATAAAGATAACATTCATACAAATTTTACCATTTCTCAAAAACTAATGGAGCTGAAATTGGAAAAACCAGATCAAAACTGTGTTAGCATTACGGCTGATGCTTTCCAGGAAGCAGAAGACATGCCCCAGACCACACAACTGCCAGCTGTTACTTCATGTCATGATATTAAAACAGCTCATGATGCAAATTGCCGCACAGCTAGAGAACATATATGTGTTCAAAGGAGAAATGAATATGATCCAGTGTCCCTAGAAAACATTCAAAGAGACTGCAAAGAAACTCCTCTAATTAACAGTAAAGGTCAGCGTCATACTCAGTTCTGTATTGCACAGTTGAACAGTGGTGTGCACCTGAATACTGACTTCAGAGAACAAAGAGATAATGATCAAGAAAGCCAGAATGAGGCTGAAATGGAGGACATTGCTTCATCTATAGAAAACAATATAGGGAATATATATGGAGATGGGAAGCAGAGTTTTCAGacacacaaaacaaaattttttaccAACATAGGTGAAAGGAGGGTGAATAAAGATGACAATAGCATTGAAAttctgagttctgaagaattttCTACTGCTTTTAAGTTAACTAGTggaaaaaaacatatatgcaCTGAGTCTACAtcattagaaaatgaagatcccaTTACcgccataaaagaaaaagatattcagAATACTGAAAGGACTGGAGAGCATTTGACTTCCACAGCATTTCTTCAGATTGCAAGTTCTTCGGTACATGTAGCCTCACATGCTGCAGTTGAGATAGCCGATGCTGCAATGCCTGTGGTAAGCACAAATCCTGAAGATCACCAAAGAGGCCAGTTTAAAGACACTTGTTCTGAGAGTCCAGATTTTGGTTTGTTAAGCAAACTTGAGGTTTCTGCTTCTGaaataaatacagataaaaaTCGATTCCACAACTCATTTTATCGAACAGTAAGTGACAACTCAGTTCTTCAAAGTTTCAAATTGGATAATGAGACTGAAGTAGGATCAGAAGAGAGTGATGATGCTTTTCCTGTGAGTATTCCACAGGATGCTCATAGCCATGGAAATGTACTTTATGAAGAATTCGAGGACTCCTATGAGGCTCTGAAGTCTCGCATCGATTGGGAAGGTCTGTTGGGAAGCAGTAATGGGGAGATGGAAGTTTTGAAAAGCACCACAAGAGGTGAGAATCAGGACCAGCATTGCTCTGAGGAACACAGTTGTGCTTCTTCCTCTACACAAAATGATGAAGCAGAGCTCGTCCAACCAATTTTACTTCCTGATCTTCAAGTTACGATTACTAATACATTTGTGAAAGGATTCAGTCCTTCTGTTGAGTCCCTTGCATCGGAAGATGATTTCTGCAGATATGTAACTGAAGccacaaaatcagaaataaatgaggaggaggaagaagttcTAGAATTTGATATTCATTCTCAGTGTTCTGCTGAAAATTCAGATCATCCCTCTGAAAGTGAATTTGGTAATATAAGGCAAGAATCTGGACTAGCAAGTAAATCTGAAACCTCACTTTCTTTGGACTTGAGTCATAATATGCATGTGACTCACatgtctgaaaaacaaaacagaccttTGCTAACTGAACCTTCTGATGTCACAACAGTAAACAAGGAAAACAGATGTTCCCTGACAGAGTCAAAAACCAGTGGTGCTGATACTAGAAGTAAGAAGGAGACAGAATCAAGAATTGGCAAAAGAAAGCCCTGTACATCTTTCAGGGACCAGAACATACCAGATAAAAATTTAAGACATCACAAAATTTGTGAGAAGAGGAGGAAGCTAACAAGTCAAGACTCATTGGaatgtttttttttgttatcCCAAGAACGAATTAAAACCTTTTCACAGTCAGAAAAACACATTGGGAGTGTCCTGGATATTCTAAATAGAGAAGCATCTTTACGCAAAAGCCAATGTCTTTCCAAAAAACTTGACAGAGCCATTCTTCACTTAAAAGATGCTCACAGAAGAGTTCCCATGTCTTTGCAGCTGATAACTGAAGTGGAAGAAAAAGGAGGGGGCCCTTTACCAAGAGCATATGCAGTAATATGCAATAGTTTCTGGGAAAGTTGTGACCTTCAAGGTTATAGTTCTGTGTCTGAAAGAGGGTATTATTCTACTAAATATTTTCtgtcaaaaagaaaatacaatataCCTGGAGAGAATAGAGCTTTGGGATTTGAAGTTGATAAATCATTAACTCATGTATCAAAGCACAACTTTTATAGAACAAATAGAGAGAGACTCACAGAGTGCCTTTCTGAAAATGTGTCCGGTGTCTCCAGTAGTCACACAACAATTCACATGAGAGAGTATTGTGATCAAGTGTGTCCAGAATCACAGTTAGCCCTGTGCTCCGTGTCTCAAAGTACAAGTCAGTCAGCTTATACTAACGGCAGTGTGAGAAATCCCAAATCATCAGAACTTCAGCCCTTTTCTAGAAAAACCGGATGTCTCTTTTCCCCAGACTGCCCAGATGAGAAACTaactaaaaaagaaagtgaaactgaTACAGAGTTTTCATCTAACATTAGTAAATATGAAAAACTTGAGAACCATTCAGCACTTGATAATAATCAGTATACAACAAAAGTAAACAATTCTGAGGCTaaagaaataataagtaaaaGGAATTTGATGTCTTTAAGTTgcataaaagaaaacaacataagTTTTAGTGTGGACCAAAATTATGATGCAACTTGTATAGCCCACACAAAAGTGGAAACTGACGTAGTTATTTCCGTCTTAGAATCAGAGGTGAAGCATTTTTTCAACATTGATACCTACAAACCAAATAACCGTATTTTATCTGGTTATAAAGGAAACCTGGAGGTAAATTTTCCCATAGAAAAATGGACAACTCCTAAGGAGATCTCCAAACCAGGAATTATTACAGGAAACTTCCTTATGGATCCATTAAGTCAAACTCGGATAACAAGCAAAAAGTCTAACAGTATTCCTCAATTGTTATCAGCCGCTCCAGCGACAGACAGTGAGGGAGAATCTTCAAAGTCTTCCATGGCTAAACAGAGCATTACTGCTGTAGATTTTCCAGCAGTGTCTACCATTGCACCACACTGTCTGCAAGGATGTGGTGGAAACGAACTTCAAAAGACAGAATATTGCTCTTCAAGTAAATGTGTTCATATCGATGGGGATGAAACAAATGTTGAGAATTCTAAGGTGACTGTCACATCAGAAACCGAAGAAAGTAAAGACAGTGAGAGGAAGAAAGTATTTCCCGATGATAGTTTTCTGGTCATAAAAGATAACATAAAGGGCTCTTCTTCCCAAGAAGGTATTGCAGAGAAAGACATTCAGGATGGAAAAATGTGGAAAGATAAACaagcagaaaaaggaaaggattCAGTTCCCATGAACATGACTGAAGGATCAAGTGTTAAGACTGAGTACAAAGATCAAAAGAATAAGATATTAGAAGGCTCCTCCTGCTTAAGTGAGAAAACGATGAAAAACAACTTGATTGATTCTCGTGTAAAGATTAAAAAGGCTACTGAGGCAGTCTCTTTAAGAAACATTGCTTCTAATCAGCGtaacaaaagaaagaaggagggaaaagTTAGCCATGACCTTCAGTGTGACTCCTCATTACCTTCAGAAGTAGCCTGTGACTCCAAACCAGGCATTACAGGGAGGAATTGTATGCCTCATCTGCGTGGCCAGTCTGAACCTTCCAAAGTCTCTCCTCCTCTGAAGAAGAAGTCTACGTCATACATGAAtgaattcaaagaaaaacattGTCCAAGTAATAATTTGGCTCCTACAGTTAAGCTCACTCAAATTTTGAGGAGGGTAGATGAAACATCATCTGTACAGATTCTGcaggaagaaagtgaagtttGTCAAAATATTCTTCCTTTGTTTGTTGAcgcttttgaaagaaaacaaaaatgttcatttaaacAAATCTTGATTTCAAGAGACCTGTTGGTAGAAGAAAACCTGTGGTGTAACTGCAGACACAGATTAAAACCGTGTGCTATTGACTCCTTGGTAGAACTCCAAATGATGATGGAAACTATTCAAttcattgaaaacaaaaaaaggctCCTGGGAGGTGAACCAACATTCCGGAGCTTGCTCTGGTATGATGAGACACTGTACAGCGAGCTGCTTGGCAGACCGCGTGGATTTCAGCAACAATCCAGTTTCTATCCGGCTTTTCAATGCAGATTAAAATATAATGCCTTCTCTGAGCTGCGAAGCTATCATGATCAATTAATCGAACTGTTTGAAGAAACCAAAAGGGGAAACAATTCATACTACGCATACTTAAAATACAAGCGACAAATTGATGAATGTGAAGCAGTAATGAAGCAGGGTTCAGATTgctttgacttttctctttctgtgccATTTACCTATGGAGTTAACTTTGGAGATAATTTAGGAGACCTAGAAACCTTGAGGAAAAGTACATTAAACCTGATCAGTATGTATGGGGACTATTCCCAAATTGATTCCTGTCCAGGAAAACAAGACCATCTGTGGATTATCTTAGAAATGATCTCCTCAAAAGTTAATTTTATCAAGAGCAATGAGacagtaaatattaaaatagctCTTTATGGTCTGGAACATATCTTTTTTGATGCTTCAAAAAGTCTTGTTTGGAAAGAAAAGAGACAGTCTTTCTGCAAAAAATACtcagaaaggaacaaagaaatggTACTTAGAATGAATCGATGTGCAGTTTCTAAGTTGCAGAAGATATATGATACATTGTCTAAAGATTTAAGCAGTGAACAAATTTCCACTATTGGACTTGAGGAGAATTCAGTGATTGCTTCCAGAGAGTCCAATGCTGTAGTAAACAAAGCAACAATTAGCATAGAAAACTCTAGGCTTAATGGTACTTTGCTTTCACATCCAGATATCTGTTGTGTTAGTGAAATACTAGATCAAGCTGAATTTGCAGATGTGAAAAAATTACAGGAACTCACTTTGAGATGTACTGATgacttagaaattttaaaaaaatattttcagttgctgcaagaagaaaacacagatgaTATTTTTATCACTGAAGAAAATAGTTTGTACATGATGGAAAACTACAGCCATAAGGCAGTAATTTTAAAACCTGAGGCCATTGAAACCTATATTGAAATCGTCATGCTCTCAGAAACAATTCACTTTCTTAAAAactcagtggcaaagaaactAGACAAGCAGAGGTTTCGAAGTATGCTTTGGTTTGATTTGTCACTTCTTCCTGAACTGGTTGACTGCCAAGAAAAAATGacttctttctcatttctaaaaggTAATCCAACAGATTGTCTTTGGAAGGTGATAGAGACTTCTATTTCTGAGCTTAAGAAAGATCTGGATATTATCTACAAATATAATGAAGCTGTTAACTGCTCCTATGCTGTTTGTTTGCTGTCAAGAGAACTTGAAgaactttcagaaataaaaaacctTCTTACGAAGTCGGAGTATTCCATTTCCACATACATCAACTTTGTGCCATATATAGCATCCATAAATTATGGAAGCACTGTGACAGAATTAGAATACAACTACAGTCAGTTTTCCACACTGCTTGGAAGTATAACAGCCACCCCTCGGAAGGATTTAGGGAAAATGGTCCATATTACAAAAGTCATGAAAACGATTGAACATATGAAGATAATATGTGTTAAAAATGCTCAGTTAACCATTTCCTTTATCCTTTGCCAAATGCTGCACAACAGAAAGAAGACTTTCcaaccaaagagaaagaaaaatgcgaATAGTCATATAAAATGTAGGACGAGTATCAAAAAGTCCAGTACCTGTGAGAAGGTGCCTTTAGTTTCAGAATACacaattaaaaatgtttcaaattcCTCTAAAAAACGACCTATCACTGTAGACAAATGTGGAGACTCTCAGGAACAAGAGAAACATACTGCTGTTCCCAGTTGTAAAAAACAAAAG GTTAGCATGAAACATGtcacagaaatcaaaagagaaaagtcaacattcaagCATGCAAG